One Pseudomonas sp. MH9.2 DNA segment encodes these proteins:
- the ribBA gene encoding bifunctional 3,4-dihydroxy-2-butanone-4-phosphate synthase/GTP cyclohydrolase II: protein MAFNSIEEIIEDYRQGKMVLLVDDEDRENEGDLLLAADRCTAQAISFMAREARGLICLTLTDEHCQRLGLEQMVPSNGSAFSTAFTVSIEAASGVTTGISAADRARTVEAAVAANARAEDLVQPGHIFPLRAKEGGVLTRAGHTEAGCDLARLAGFTPASVIVEVMNDDGTMARRPDLEVFAARHGIKIGTIADLIHYRLSTERTVTRIGERELPTVHGTFRLITYEDRIEGGVHMAMVMGNIRREAPTLVRVHVIDPLRDLVGAEYTGPSNWTLWAALQKVAEEGCGVVVVLANHESSQALLERIPQLTQPPRQYTRSQSRIYSEVGTGAQILQDIGVGKLRHLGPPLKYAGLTGYNLEVVESIPFTG, encoded by the coding sequence ATGGCCTTCAATAGCATCGAAGAAATCATCGAAGATTACCGCCAAGGCAAAATGGTCCTGTTGGTCGACGATGAGGATAGAGAAAACGAAGGTGACCTGCTGCTCGCCGCCGACCGCTGCACGGCTCAGGCGATCAGCTTCATGGCCCGGGAAGCACGCGGCCTGATCTGCCTTACGCTGACCGACGAACATTGCCAGCGCCTGGGCCTGGAACAGATGGTGCCGAGCAATGGCAGTGCGTTCAGCACGGCGTTCACGGTCTCCATCGAAGCCGCCAGCGGTGTCACCACCGGGATCTCCGCTGCTGACCGCGCTCGCACTGTCGAAGCCGCTGTCGCAGCCAACGCCCGAGCAGAAGACCTGGTGCAGCCGGGGCATATCTTTCCATTACGGGCCAAGGAAGGCGGCGTGCTGACCCGTGCTGGGCACACCGAGGCTGGCTGTGACCTCGCGCGCCTGGCGGGTTTTACCCCGGCGTCGGTGATCGTTGAGGTGATGAACGATGACGGCACCATGGCCCGCCGTCCCGACCTCGAAGTGTTCGCGGCCAGACACGGTATCAAGATCGGCACCATCGCCGACCTGATCCATTACCGGCTTAGCACCGAACGCACTGTAACCCGCATCGGCGAGCGCGAACTCCCTACCGTTCACGGTACTTTTCGGCTTATCACCTACGAAGACCGGATCGAAGGTGGCGTCCATATGGCCATGGTCATGGGCAATATTCGTCGCGAAGCCCCGACCTTGGTGCGCGTGCATGTGATCGATCCACTGCGCGATCTGGTGGGTGCCGAATACACTGGACCGTCGAACTGGACGCTGTGGGCAGCGTTGCAAAAAGTAGCCGAAGAAGGCTGCGGCGTGGTGGTGGTACTCGCCAACCATGAATCTTCGCAGGCGCTGCTTGAGCGGATTCCGCAACTGACCCAGCCACCACGGCAATACACCCGCTCGCAATCGCGCATCTATTCAGAAGTCGGTACGGGGGCACAGATTCTGCAAGACATCGGCGTGGGAAAACTACGCCACCTCGGGCCGCCACTGAAATATGCAGGGTTGACGGGGTACAACTTGGAGGTGGTGGAAAGCATTCCGTTTACGGGCTGA
- a CDS encoding DUF1330 domain-containing protein, producing the protein MKAYWIAHVDVTDLDQYAQYTQRAPAAFALFGGKLLARGGRSEAMEGRATPQRSVVIEFESYEQALACYHSEQYQQACEYRQGAAKAEVIIVEGYES; encoded by the coding sequence ATGAAGGCTTACTGGATCGCTCACGTCGATGTCACCGACTTGGATCAATACGCGCAATACACCCAGCGTGCGCCAGCAGCGTTCGCGCTTTTTGGCGGCAAACTGCTGGCCCGTGGCGGGCGTTCCGAAGCGATGGAGGGCAGGGCGACGCCGCAACGCAGCGTGGTGATCGAGTTCGAATCCTACGAGCAGGCGCTGGCGTGCTACCACTCGGAGCAGTATCAGCAGGCGTGCGAGTACCGCCAAGGTGCGGCCAAGGCGGAGGTGATTATCGTCGAGGGGTATGAGTCTTGA